The following are from one region of the bacterium genome:
- a CDS encoding RNA-guided endonuclease TnpB family protein, with translation MLSATRIRLYPNATQQLALARQFGCARWAWNDALSETQRLYQETGKGLGYEAMTRRLPLHKQEHEWLREANAQVLQQSLRNLSRAFINFFERRGRYPRFKRRNGPQSIQFPQGVKVTDKRVFLPKVGWFKAVVHRSIEGEIKTVTVRREPCGHYYASVLVDDREPMPVVSLDGPVVGVDVGLKDFAVTSDGEHVANPRHLQRAERNLVRKQRKMERKVKGSNGRDKARKLVARAHERVKNARRDFVNKVSRRLVDENQVIAVEDLGVKGMMRNPNLAKAIGDVGWGMFGRMAEYKAAWAGKGFVRVNRFYPSSKACNACGAINDRLTLAVRAWTCSACGSSHDRDENAARNIRDEAKRMIWAGVIPASASGTGAAAVGGIARRVRGRRSSVAQIPEKAEAGAFTR, from the coding sequence ATGTTAAGCGCAACGCGCATTCGCTTGTATCCGAACGCGACGCAGCAGTTGGCGTTGGCGCGGCAGTTTGGATGTGCACGGTGGGCGTGGAACGATGCATTGTCAGAGACGCAGCGGCTGTATCAGGAGACGGGCAAGGGGCTCGGGTACGAGGCGATGACGCGGCGCTTGCCTCTGCACAAGCAGGAACACGAGTGGTTACGGGAGGCGAATGCTCAGGTGTTGCAGCAGTCGTTGCGGAACCTGTCGCGGGCGTTCATAAACTTCTTCGAGCGGCGGGGACGGTATCCTCGCTTCAAACGCAGGAACGGCCCGCAATCGATCCAGTTTCCACAGGGCGTGAAGGTCACGGACAAGCGGGTCTTCCTCCCCAAAGTGGGATGGTTCAAAGCGGTGGTGCACCGGTCCATCGAGGGAGAGATCAAGACGGTGACAGTGCGGCGCGAGCCATGCGGGCATTACTACGCGTCGGTACTGGTGGACGACAGGGAACCGATGCCGGTGGTGTCGTTGGATGGCCCAGTGGTCGGAGTGGATGTGGGATTGAAGGATTTCGCGGTGACGAGCGACGGGGAGCACGTCGCGAATCCGCGCCACTTGCAGCGGGCCGAGCGCAATCTAGTGCGCAAGCAGCGGAAAATGGAGAGGAAGGTCAAGGGATCGAACGGGAGGGACAAGGCGCGAAAGCTGGTGGCGCGGGCGCACGAACGGGTGAAGAACGCGCGCAGGGACTTCGTGAACAAGGTGTCGAGGCGGTTGGTCGACGAGAACCAAGTGATCGCCGTCGAGGACTTGGGTGTGAAGGGCATGATGCGCAACCCAAATTTGGCCAAGGCCATTGGCGACGTCGGGTGGGGCATGTTCGGGCGGATGGCGGAGTACAAGGCGGCGTGGGCGGGGAAGGGGTTCGTTCGGGTGAACCGCTTCTATCCGTCGTCCAAGGCGTGCAACGCGTGCGGAGCGATCAACGATCGGTTGACGCTGGCGGTGCGGGCGTGGACGTGCTCGGCGTGCGGGTCGAGCCACGATCGGGACGAGAACGCGGCGCGCAACATCCGCGACGAAGCGAAACGAATGATTTGGGCCGGTGTGATTCCGGCCTCTGCCTCGGGGACCGGGGCGGCTGCCGTTGGAGGGATTGCAAGACGGGTCCGGGGGCGCAGGTCCTCGGTCGCGCAGATCCCGGAGAAGGCGGAAGCTGGCGCGTTCACGCGTTAG
- a CDS encoding DNA modification methylase, with protein MATRRRKVQDQGGRGGAHRGASGAAGAPGDAGTADACAVAEPIPDFDAPPPPVSADQRDGTYYLPGTNIPVLDGLAAMLVPINFLRPDPGNPRTQVNLEALLTSIRAFGVRWPIVVNRRTGVIEAGHQRADALRRLGAQHVPVLWADDDGATARAFMVADNRVGEVVADWDDEGLRLVLEDLGRQSEELLGALGFDDGDLARLLAGEDDPPGGDDGTEALQSKADVLQGRWGTAPGQLWRLGDHRLLCGDATKAKDVARLMGGDLAELVVTDPPYGVAYADKNTFLNAISPGNRIQVPIDGDHADKEQTQEFWRAAFAEMSAVMAPGAVVYCFMPQGGDQMMMMMMMMMMGAGIEPRHELIWVKNNHVLGRTDYAYKHEPILYAWKEGGHKFYGDFQTSILEFARPQKSDLHPTTKPVELIERLVANSSITEGIVYDPFVGSGTTLIACEHLGRRCRAMEVSPAYAAVVLERWSLATSSVPEQIDD; from the coding sequence GTGGCGACTCGGAGACGAAAAGTACAAGACCAAGGCGGACGTGGTGGCGCGCATCGAGGAGCCAGCGGTGCGGCGGGTGCTCCGGGCGACGCTGGTACAGCGGATGCTTGCGCCGTAGCGGAGCCGATCCCGGACTTCGACGCGCCGCCGCCGCCGGTCTCCGCGGATCAGCGGGACGGCACGTATTACCTCCCAGGGACCAACATCCCCGTGCTGGACGGTCTGGCGGCGATGCTCGTCCCGATCAACTTCCTGCGCCCCGATCCTGGCAACCCGCGCACCCAGGTCAACCTGGAGGCGCTCCTGACTTCCATCAGAGCCTTCGGCGTGCGTTGGCCGATCGTGGTGAATCGGCGCACTGGCGTCATAGAGGCGGGGCACCAGCGGGCCGATGCCCTGCGGCGTTTGGGTGCGCAGCACGTGCCCGTGCTGTGGGCGGACGATGACGGTGCCACGGCGCGGGCCTTCATGGTGGCCGACAACCGGGTGGGCGAAGTGGTGGCCGACTGGGACGACGAGGGGTTGCGGCTTGTGCTGGAAGATCTCGGGCGGCAAAGCGAGGAGTTGCTGGGCGCCCTGGGCTTCGACGACGGAGACCTGGCGCGGTTGCTGGCGGGCGAGGATGATCCGCCTGGGGGCGACGATGGTACGGAAGCCTTGCAATCCAAGGCGGACGTGTTGCAGGGCCGGTGGGGAACGGCGCCTGGCCAACTGTGGCGGCTGGGGGATCACCGCTTGCTGTGTGGGGACGCAACCAAGGCTAAGGACGTAGCGAGACTCATGGGGGGCGACTTGGCGGAACTGGTCGTGACCGATCCGCCCTACGGGGTGGCCTACGCCGACAAAAACACGTTCCTGAATGCGATTTCCCCGGGCAATCGCATTCAGGTGCCGATTGACGGCGACCATGCGGACAAGGAGCAGACGCAGGAGTTTTGGCGGGCGGCGTTCGCGGAGATGAGCGCGGTCATGGCGCCCGGGGCGGTGGTCTACTGCTTCATGCCGCAGGGCGGCGACCAGATGATGATGATGATGATGATGATGATGATGGGAGCAGGCATAGAACCTCGTCACGAGCTGATCTGGGTCAAGAACAACCACGTGCTCGGGCGCACCGATTACGCCTACAAGCACGAGCCGATCCTCTATGCATGGAAGGAAGGTGGCCACAAGTTTTACGGGGACTTTCAGACCAGCATCTTGGAGTTCGCTCGCCCGCAGAAATCAGACTTACATCCGACTACTAAGCCTGTCGAATTGATCGAGCGCTTGGTGGCGAACAGTAGCATCACCGAGGGGATCGTCTACGATCCATTCGTCGGGTCGGGGACGACGCTCATCGCGTGTGAGCACCTGGGGCGCCGTTGCCGCGCCATGGAGGTGAGCCCGGCCTACGCGGCTGTCGTGCTGGAGCGCTGGAGCTTGGCGACCAGTTCGGTACCGGAGCAGATCGATGACTGA
- a CDS encoding MerR family transcriptional regulator, which translates to MITSRKKKRKRMSKEERDRSQYQRDYYESHRDALSERRQERYRGDPAYRDEAIRRARDYRARKRQERERLREQGLLPPPRTSGPRTPLRVLVNGEQTVAYTVGRVAQDLGRSKNTLNYWTRIGLLPPTPYRSPRGDRLYTEAMVLVLRFALGRRPRVSARDREFTEEVRRGWEGLGIAGC; encoded by the coding sequence ATGATCACATCTAGGAAAAAGAAGCGGAAGCGCATGAGCAAGGAGGAGCGAGACCGCAGCCAGTATCAGCGAGACTACTATGAGAGCCACCGCGATGCTCTTTCGGAGCGTCGCCAGGAGCGCTATCGTGGTGATCCTGCCTACCGTGATGAGGCCATCCGGCGCGCGCGCGACTACCGCGCTCGCAAGCGCCAGGAGCGCGAACGGTTGCGGGAGCAGGGTCTGCTGCCCCCCCCCAGGACATCTGGTCCTCGGACGCCACTGCGCGTGCTCGTGAACGGAGAGCAGACCGTGGCGTACACGGTGGGCCGTGTGGCCCAAGACCTGGGGCGCAGCAAGAACACGCTCAACTACTGGACGCGCATTGGCCTTCTCCCTCCAACACCGTACAGATCTCCCCGTGGAGATCGCCTCTACACCGAGGCGATGGTCTTGGTCCTGCGCTTTGCGCTTGGTCGCCGACCTCGCGTTTCGGCGCGCGATCGCGAGTTTACCGAGGAAGTGCGGCGAGGGTGGGAGGGGCTGGGCATCGCAGGCTGTTGA
- a CDS encoding DEAD/DEAH box helicase family protein, which translates to MQVEIGGYAWLDRAALLPRQVANLVDRLTIQPRLVTDIPGAEPPAPIALYALDEARNLLGVPRGFYRTMRTGAHEEVLRVGYGAPMRPLETTARFEGPYAEQAQAVEVLLRALCGEDGQQPWGGALLQAQPAFGKTATAIEVARIIGRRALILVHQEFLLHQWVDRIGKFLPDAVVGIIQQDRCEHQVTRDGRAPDFVIALLQSLARDTGGRYPQDLYGPDTFGLVASDETHRIGAASWCSIIPKFAAAYRIGLTATPRRKDGADDVFFYHIAPVTYAARTQTVRPRVRRIYTGTTLTDIKRGSYEVKVDKLNSAQIVNQLCQDRDRTRSIVDDLVQAVRAERKILVVSARLEHLQEMAEDLVRIMKNVSLPFPVVTGFYTGQWFTGERWETTTRAHRRGDPKLAPRTLADLEQAERANVIFATQQLVMEGLDIPALDVLVMATPISDVEQVVGRLRRVCVPSDRCEHWCPWRAGRCQGKPTPLVVDVVDERIPRMRGMAARRDRYYGTLGC; encoded by the coding sequence ATGCAGGTCGAGATCGGCGGATACGCCTGGCTGGACCGGGCGGCGCTCCTACCTCGGCAGGTGGCCAACCTCGTGGACCGCCTGACGATCCAACCGCGCCTTGTGACGGATATCCCCGGGGCCGAGCCGCCGGCCCCCATCGCGCTCTACGCGCTGGACGAGGCGCGCAACCTGCTGGGCGTGCCCCGGGGCTTCTACCGCACGATGCGCACGGGGGCTCATGAGGAGGTGCTCCGGGTGGGCTACGGGGCGCCGATGCGGCCCCTGGAGACCACCGCGCGGTTCGAGGGGCCCTACGCGGAGCAGGCGCAGGCCGTGGAGGTGCTCCTGCGGGCGCTCTGCGGGGAGGATGGCCAGCAGCCCTGGGGAGGCGCGCTGCTGCAAGCCCAGCCGGCGTTCGGGAAGACGGCCACCGCCATCGAGGTTGCGCGGATCATAGGTCGGCGCGCGCTCATCCTAGTGCACCAGGAGTTCCTGCTGCACCAGTGGGTGGACCGGATCGGGAAGTTCCTGCCCGATGCGGTGGTCGGCATCATCCAGCAGGACCGCTGCGAGCATCAGGTGACCCGGGATGGGCGCGCGCCAGACTTTGTGATCGCGCTGCTCCAGTCGCTGGCGCGGGACACGGGCGGCCGCTACCCGCAGGATCTGTACGGACCTGATACGTTCGGTCTAGTAGCCAGTGACGAAACGCATCGCATCGGCGCTGCATCGTGGTGCAGCATCATCCCAAAGTTTGCCGCGGCCTACCGGATCGGGTTGACGGCGACGCCAAGGCGCAAGGACGGCGCGGATGATGTCTTCTTCTACCACATCGCGCCTGTGACGTACGCGGCGCGCACACAGACGGTCCGACCTCGGGTGCGCCGCATCTATACTGGGACTACCCTGACGGACATCAAGCGTGGCAGCTACGAGGTCAAGGTGGACAAGCTCAACAGCGCCCAGATCGTCAACCAGCTGTGCCAGGATCGCGATCGTACGCGGTCCATCGTGGACGACCTTGTGCAGGCGGTGCGGGCCGAGCGGAAGATCCTGGTGGTGAGCGCACGTCTGGAGCACCTGCAGGAGATGGCGGAGGATCTCGTGCGCATCATGAAAAACGTGTCGCTTCCGTTCCCTGTGGTCACCGGCTTCTACACCGGGCAGTGGTTCACGGGAGAGCGGTGGGAGACCACCACGCGCGCGCACCGACGAGGGGACCCCAAGCTGGCGCCACGGACGCTGGCCGACCTGGAGCAGGCAGAGCGTGCAAACGTGATCTTTGCCACGCAGCAGCTCGTGATGGAGGGCCTCGATATTCCGGCATTAGATGTACTAGTGATGGCTACTCCGATCAGCGACGTGGAGCAAGTGGTTGGGAGACTGCGGCGCGTGTGCGTGCCATCGGATCGGTGCGAGCACTGGTGCCCCTGGCGCGCTGGGAGGTGCCAGGGCAAGCCGACGCCGCTGGTTGTGGACGTTGTGGACGAGCGCATCCCGCGCATGCGGGGCATGGCAGCGCGCCGAGATCGCTACTACGGGACCCTGGGATGCTGA
- a CDS encoding replicative DNA helicase, with protein MAGSAERVPPFDAAAERAVIGSILLNGALLPSVMAILSAGDFYSETNRIVFQAICTLHARGMGIDHVTLGTELETLGSLDHIGGAVALDGYTDGVAAPSNVEHYAAIVREKAAVRRIIYAAQKLVAEGFADTHAELLSGTFTGLQDAVLELTRTRMPASLLAMGDRVLETYDRVAHGYRGVPLPWPTLSAMTSGLWPKTMTMFVARPGVGKTLLAVLAARHAWMEGYRVLIVSPEMGKEEIAERFFAVHSPVSYMHLVRGTIGEYEMPRLQQAVDACRVQEGLWIMDSDDDLTPRGIEAAIRACQPTLIAIDSLYDLRIKGERRDKLLVALEWFKGAVKRFDMAGIGFVQLNRAAELSEKKGGGVRLGTIALADEIGQDSHAVFALEQDKDMRDDRWLRIKPLKLRRGQGVGNGVRVHWDFDQMLFDEIPEDPDGGFNDEGVPF; from the coding sequence ATGGCAGGATCTGCGGAGAGGGTTCCGCCTTTTGACGCTGCTGCGGAGCGCGCCGTGATCGGATCCATCCTGCTGAACGGAGCGTTGCTGCCATCGGTGATGGCCATCCTCAGTGCTGGGGATTTCTACTCCGAGACGAACAGGATCGTGTTTCAGGCCATCTGCACACTGCACGCGCGCGGGATGGGCATCGACCACGTGACCCTTGGCACAGAGCTGGAAACCTTGGGGAGCCTTGATCACATTGGTGGTGCGGTTGCTCTGGATGGATACACCGATGGTGTCGCTGCGCCATCCAACGTGGAGCACTACGCCGCGATCGTGCGCGAGAAGGCGGCCGTGCGGAGAATCATCTACGCGGCCCAGAAGCTGGTGGCGGAGGGGTTTGCGGACACCCACGCGGAGCTGCTGTCTGGGACCTTCACGGGGCTCCAGGACGCCGTCCTGGAGTTGACGCGCACGCGCATGCCCGCGAGCTTGCTGGCGATGGGCGATCGCGTGCTGGAGACCTACGACCGGGTGGCGCACGGCTACCGGGGGGTGCCGCTGCCGTGGCCTACGCTGAGCGCCATGACGTCTGGGTTGTGGCCGAAGACCATGACCATGTTCGTGGCCCGCCCCGGAGTTGGCAAGACGCTACTTGCCGTGCTGGCTGCGCGGCATGCGTGGATGGAGGGATATCGCGTCCTGATCGTGTCGCCCGAGATGGGCAAGGAAGAGATCGCGGAGCGGTTTTTCGCGGTGCACTCTCCTGTCAGCTATATGCACCTCGTGCGCGGGACGATCGGCGAGTACGAGATGCCGCGCCTCCAGCAGGCGGTGGACGCGTGCAGGGTGCAGGAGGGGCTATGGATCATGGACTCCGACGACGATCTTACCCCGCGGGGGATCGAGGCCGCGATCCGAGCCTGCCAGCCGACGCTGATTGCCATCGACTCTCTGTACGACTTGCGCATCAAGGGCGAGCGCCGGGACAAGCTGCTGGTGGCCCTGGAGTGGTTCAAGGGAGCGGTGAAGCGGTTCGACATGGCCGGCATCGGGTTCGTGCAGCTCAACCGCGCGGCGGAGCTGTCCGAGAAGAAGGGGGGGGGCGTGCGGCTGGGGACGATCGCGCTTGCCGACGAGATCGGACAGGACTCGCACGCGGTGTTCGCGTTGGAGCAGGACAAGGACATGCGGGATGACCGCTGGCTGCGCATCAAGCCGCTCAAGCTACGGCGTGGCCAGGGCGTGGGCAATGGAGTGAGGGTGCACTGGGATTTCGATCAGATGTTGTTCGATGAGATCCCGGAGGATCCTGATGGAGGATTCAACGACGAAGGAGTTCCGTTCTGA
- a CDS encoding ATP-binding protein produces MEGATVTYWRKLTEEDLRRMRVPRRYWSVRGDEISDEAGRAGGISARAAVRSYMGQLPEMRRRGVGLVLWGTNGTGKTSIAVFIAMEFRRRGNPVLYAEAADLKRLIVEREMFDEDQTFWDRALNVDVLVLDDLGKGTQDSTGFGARIIDELIRHRNANRLVTIITTNMSPDQMAEELKVSSMASLKEHAMPVHVCGIDRRDAVARELQATLRE; encoded by the coding sequence ATGGAAGGGGCTACTGTCACCTACTGGCGTAAGTTGACCGAGGAGGACCTGCGGCGCATGCGGGTCCCGCGTAGGTATTGGTCTGTCCGTGGCGATGAGATTTCTGACGAGGCGGGCCGGGCTGGTGGCATCAGCGCGCGCGCTGCCGTGCGCAGCTACATGGGGCAGTTGCCGGAGATGCGCCGGCGTGGCGTGGGCCTCGTGCTCTGGGGGACGAACGGCACGGGCAAGACCAGCATCGCCGTGTTTATCGCGATGGAGTTTCGGCGCCGCGGGAACCCGGTGCTCTACGCCGAGGCCGCGGACCTGAAGCGGCTGATCGTCGAGCGCGAGATGTTCGACGAGGACCAGACCTTCTGGGATCGCGCCCTCAACGTGGACGTGCTCGTGCTTGACGATCTCGGCAAGGGGACGCAGGACTCGACCGGGTTTGGCGCGCGGATCATCGACGAGCTGATCCGGCATCGGAACGCGAACAGGCTCGTGACGATCATCACGACCAACATGAGCCCCGATCAGATGGCTGAGGAGCTGAAGGTCTCGTCGATGGCATCGCTCAAGGAGCACGCGATGCCGGTGCACGTGTGTGGGATCGATCGCCGGGATGCGGTCGCGCGCGAATTGCAAGCTACCCTGCGCGAATAG
- a CDS encoding KH domain-containing protein, with protein MDENPREPEVEVAMREILLVVRTFVNKPDEVRVVIRSGETSVIAELFTHPADIPLVIGRNGHVVGSIRSLLSAVAGKYHVDFHFTYVTEMMNRRREREKRRAIAHPVESVS; from the coding sequence GTGGACGAGAACCCAAGGGAGCCAGAGGTTGAGGTGGCCATGCGGGAGATCCTGCTGGTCGTGCGGACATTCGTAAACAAACCGGATGAGGTGCGCGTGGTGATTCGATCCGGAGAGACGAGCGTGATTGCGGAGCTGTTCACGCACCCCGCGGATATCCCGCTGGTGATCGGCCGCAACGGACACGTCGTGGGCTCGATCCGCTCGCTGCTGTCTGCGGTTGCTGGCAAATACCACGTTGACTTCCACTTCACGTATGTCACCGAGATGATGAACCGTCGCCGCGAGCGTGAAAAGCGCAGGGCTATTGCGCACCCCGTCGAATCTGTGTCTTGA